In the genome of Candidatus Babeliales bacterium, one region contains:
- the frr gene encoding ribosome recycling factor, whose product MAEIILIENDIKSFQKPMEAEMENPLKHYERELIKIRTGRAHTSMIEDIPVAVYGQDPIPLKGLGVVSAPDPRLLTVQPWDTSIIVDIEKAIVASGIGVSPANDGKTIRLRLPEMSSDRREELVKILHKKLEECKVSIRNVRKDFKNLIMDAKKDKKISENFHNRLADVLQEITDLYIGKVEVMAKKKEVELSTV is encoded by the coding sequence ATGGCAGAAATTATTTTGATAGAAAATGATATTAAAAGCTTTCAAAAACCCATGGAAGCTGAAATGGAAAATCCATTAAAGCATTATGAGCGTGAGTTAATTAAGATTCGTACGGGTAGAGCACATACATCTATGATAGAAGATATCCCCGTTGCTGTATACGGCCAAGATCCAATACCGCTAAAAGGCCTTGGTGTTGTATCTGCACCAGACCCACGCTTATTAACTGTTCAACCATGGGATACATCGATAATTGTTGATATCGAAAAGGCAATCGTTGCATCAGGCATTGGTGTATCGCCAGCTAATGATGGTAAAACCATCAGATTGCGCTTGCCTGAGATGAGTTCTGATCGTCGCGAAGAACTTGTTAAGATATTGCATAAAAAACTAGAAGAATGTAAAGTTTCTATTAGAAATGTTCGTAAAGATTTTAAAAACCTTATTATGGACGCTAAAAAAGATAAAAAGATTTCTGAAAACTTTCATAATCGATTAGCAGATGTTTTACAAGAAATTACTGATCTCTATATCGGTAAAGTCGAAGTAATGGCTAAGAAAAAAGAAGTTGAACTTTCGACTGTTTAA